In Salvelinus sp. IW2-2015 linkage group LG23, ASM291031v2, whole genome shotgun sequence, a genomic segment contains:
- the LOC111950587 gene encoding AT-rich interactive domain-containing protein 5B, producing MEQNAIQWLGAPSCLRGSFAFYKSVSCEALAGAPALVWKLGEFYYVRCGPQEPVCIAEVTLLWEDQAQRHLLASSRLYFLPEDTPKGRTREHGEDEVLAVSKKIVVRVEDLVRWTCPEPPGWKGGSQKSSETNSHHKPTPIITNGPPASLKEKGESARLGVKVLSYPQYCRFRSLQRRIQDGMVLGMQDPHLLALGGIRVAQHNTRVLYCRDTFNHPTLDSNTSVWTQLGCTSLNLKGRPLKRRGRPEGQKAVEPPALNQSESWIERITENVMGSVEMQREGGCLPHPEEQMFLDQLYCYMERCGSPISKVPNLGFKKIDLFVMYSVVKQLGGHERVTSQRLWKKVYNELGGCPGSTSAATCTRRHYERLILPYEEHRNGGGAELKLPASSGPTRVRGMSGRRPLVKGRGAETNQEKIVTPTPPTISPDGVVVVKRGRGRPPGKKNQVKLLVSKASPVVLSPPAKPSLDLVAQPPLQAPSLESLSVLQGLNLANLPLTPDLXPMSAPFLLPKTEREVKMENGDSPAPSPTLSPATFLPAFPRLHTGGSFGGFSPTKGLCTLDLFRSRLGLTSLDTPGLTPQNPASHQPSSLYLQAKTGSPNTTLLNGNQXHPQSHHQSHHQCWGCGLDEEAQRGGSSSTREVRSSRPPLPPLRVLPLDLDCSLQVRQLMRTRLGSAQLHSFTKRLSEVLAQDLSSKPHLPVTPPPEQALPLNLSKCYTTKRSAFDETDYRMSSGDQDNGDSTLPLAKSRRVESCDEAEDLSSPSRARAFLLELPQHTTTTTSPDTSTTPTQLFLTKSGEAWGDTPLENQGRTSDSEPAIQVKVEEDLRESSLVEPEEDCSVRTKQAKVEERETVKMDREEEKREEVETVIIEDGVQTQSEKDEMEGRKLERIEKQCNTIKMGDGISERVKGTEDSLAHSASDSGGQQVPMDDEEMECDVGASIKGLPSPILPPTQAQPSCLNTCTQPQQHITDS from the exons ATGGAGCAGAATGCAATACAG TGGTTAGGTGCTCCCTCCTGCCTGCGTGGATCCTTTGCCTTCTATAAGTCAGTGAGCTGTGAGGCCTTGGCTGGGGCCCCTGCACTGGTCTGGAAACTGGGGGAGTTCTACTATGTCCGCTGTGGCCCCCAAGAACCTGTGTGCATTGCTGAG GTGACTTTACTGTGGGAGGACCAGGCCCAACGCCATCTACTGGCCAGCTCCAGACTTTACTTCCTCCCTGAGGATACTCCCAAGGGCAGGACCAGAGAGCATGGAGAG gaTGAGGTGTTGGCCGTCTCTAAGAAGATAGTGGTGCGGGTGGAGGATCTGGTGAGGTGGACCTGTCCTGAACCTCCAGGATGGAAAGGAGGAAGCCAGAAGTCCAGCGAGACTAACAGTCATCACAAACCTACCCCCATCATTACCAATGGACCCCCAGCATCACTCAAAGAGAAGGGTGAGAGTGCGCGTCTGGGAGTCAAGGTGCTCAGCTACCCCCAGTACTGCCGCTTCCGCTCCCTGCAGAGACGCATTCAGGACGGGATGGTGTTGGGGATGCAGGATCCCCATCTGCTGGCCCTGGGGGGGATCAGGGTGGCCCAACACAACACCCGGGTCCTCTACTGYAGGGACACCTTCAACCACCCCACCCTGGATAGCAACACCAGTGTCTGGACACAGCTGG GATGCACCTCCCTCAACTTGAAGGGGCGACCCCTCAAGAGAAGAGGAAGGCCAGAAGGCCAGAAAGCTGTGGAGCCACCAGCCCTCAACCAATCAGAGTCCTGGATAGAAAGAATAACG GAAAATGTGATGGGCAGTGTGGAGATGCAACGAGAGGGGGGCTGTCTCCCCCACCCTGAGGAGCAGATGTTCCTGGATCAACTCTACTGCTACATGGAGCGCTGCGGCTCACCCATCAGCAAGGTGCCCAACCTCGGCTTCAAGAAGA TTGACTTGTTTGTCATGTACTCTGTAGTCAAACAGTTGGGGGGCCATGAGAGG GTGACGTCCCAGCGTCTGTGGAAGAAAGTGTATAATGAACTAGGAGGATGCCCGGGCAGCACCAGCGCTGCCACCTGCACCAGGAGGCACTATGAGAG GCTGATTCTTCCTTACGAGGAGCACAGAAACGGAGGTGGTGCAGAACTAAAACTCCCAGCATCCTCTGGGCCTACCCGGGTTAGGGGGATGAGTGGGAGGAGACCGCTGGTGaaggggagaggagcagagaccaACCAGGAGAAGATTGTAACCCCTACCCCTCCA ACTATTTCTCCAGACGGTGTGGTGGTAGTGAAGAGAGGCCGTGGTAGACCTCCAGGCAAAAAGAACCAGGTCAAACTCCTAGTCTCCAAGGCCAGTCCAGTGGTACTGTCTCCCCCAGCTAAACCTAGCCTGGACCTTGTGGCCCAGCCCCCTCTCCAGGCCCCCTCTCTCGAGTCCCTGTCTGTGCTCCAGGGACTAAACCTGGCCAACCTGCCACTAACCCCAGACCTGTYTCCCATGTCTGCCCCCTTCCTCCTGCCCAAAACCGAAAGGGAGGTAAAGATGGAGAACGGGGATTCTCCAGCACCATCACCCACTCTGTCTCCTGCCACTTTCTTGCCTGCTTTCCCCAGGCTCCACACAGGGGGGTCCTTCGGAGGGTTCAGCCCCACTAAAGGCCTCTGTACCCTTGATCTCTTTAGGAGCCGACTGGGCCTCACTAGCCTGGACACCCCTGGTCTAACCCCCCAGAACCCTGCCTCCCACCAGCCCTCCAGCCTTTACCTCCAGGCCAAGACAGGGAGCCCAAACACCACCCTTCTCAATGGGAACCAGCMCCACCCCCAGTCTCACCATCAGTCCCACCACCAGTGCTGGGGGTGCGGGCTGGATGAGGAAGCCCAGAGGGGGGGTAGCAGCAGCACCAGGGAGGTCCGTAGCAGTAGACCTCCCCTGCCCCCTCTCCGGGTCCTCCCCCTGGACCTGGACTGCAGCCTGCAGGTGCGCCAGCTGATGCGTACGCGGTTGGGCTCGGCCCAGCTCCACTCTTTCACCAAGCGGCTGTCGGAGGTCTTAGCCCAGGACCTGAGTAGCAAGCCACATCTGCCTGTCACCCCTCCCCCAGAGCAGGCCCTGCCCCTCAACCTCAGCAAGTGCTACACCACCAAAAGATCTGCCTTTGATGAAACTGACTACAGGATGTCTTCAGGGGATCAGGATAATGGTGACTCCACACTCCCCTTAGCTAAAAGCCGTAGAGTGGAGTCGTGTGATGAGGCTGAGGACTTGAGCTCACCCAGCAGGGCCAGGGCTTTCCTCCTGGAGCTGCCCCagcacaccacaaccaccaccagccCAGACACCTCTACTACACCTACCCAGCTTTTCCTCACCAAGTCTGGGGAGGCCTGGGGAGACACCCCCCTGGAGAACCAGGGCAGGACGTCTGACTCTGAGCCAGCAATCCAGGTGAAGGTGGAAGAGGACCTGAGGGAGAGCAGCTTGGTGGAGCCTGAGGAAGACTGCTCTGTAAGGACAAAGCAGGcgaaagtggaagagagagaaactgtaAAGATGGAtagggaagaagagaagagggaggaggttgAAACCGTTATCATTGAGGATGGTGTACAAACGCAATCAGAGAAAgatgagatggaggggaggaaacTAGAGAGGATAGAAAAACAGTGTAATACCATAAAGATGGGCGACGGCATATCAGAGAGGGTGAAGGGGACTGAGGATTCCTTAGCCCACTCTGCCAGTGACTCTGGGGGCCAGCAAGTGCCAATGGATGATGAGGAGATGGAATGTGATGTTGGGGCATCTATCAAAGGGCTGCCCAGTCCTATCCTACCCCCAACCCAGGCCCAGCCAAGCTGCCTGAACACCTGCACACAACCTCAACAGCACATAACAGACTCATGA